One genomic window of Azospirillaceae bacterium includes the following:
- a CDS encoding alkene reductase: MTGNHIYFSPVQLGRHTLANRIVLPPLTRQRAAQPGDVPTDLMADYYRQRASAGFMVTEGAQIEPRGQGYAWTPGIHTPAQVAGWRKVTDAVHAEGGVIFAQLWHVGRVSHHALQPDGASPVAPSAIAPDKVRAFIETAPGAGVLVPPPTPRALTVPEIEELVGLYAQAARNAIAAGFDGVEIHAANGYLVNQFISAHANQRDDAYGGSLDNRLRFLREIVAAVSDAVGADRLGVRFTPLFESTDQDRVYIGLVEDDPHATYIQAIKVLDDAGVAYLSIAEADWDNAPDLPPRFRQAVRAAYRGRIIYAGRYTVERGARLLESGLADMVAFGRPFVANPDLPARIANGWPLNPVDTATLYGGGAKGYIDYPTYGAPATQAAE; the protein is encoded by the coding sequence ATGACCGGAAACCACATCTATTTCTCGCCCGTCCAGCTGGGCCGCCACACGCTGGCCAACCGCATCGTGCTGCCGCCGCTGACCCGCCAGCGTGCGGCCCAGCCGGGCGATGTGCCCACCGACCTGATGGCCGACTATTACCGCCAGCGCGCCAGCGCCGGCTTCATGGTGACGGAGGGTGCGCAGATCGAGCCGCGCGGCCAGGGCTACGCCTGGACGCCGGGCATCCACACCCCGGCCCAGGTCGCCGGCTGGCGCAAGGTGACCGACGCGGTCCATGCCGAGGGTGGGGTGATCTTCGCCCAGCTGTGGCACGTCGGCCGCGTGTCGCACCACGCGCTGCAGCCGGATGGGGCGTCCCCTGTCGCCCCGTCCGCCATCGCCCCCGACAAGGTGCGCGCCTTCATCGAGACGGCACCCGGCGCCGGTGTGCTGGTGCCGCCGCCCACGCCCCGCGCGCTGACGGTTCCGGAGATCGAGGAACTGGTCGGCCTTTACGCCCAGGCGGCGCGCAACGCCATCGCCGCCGGCTTCGATGGGGTGGAGATCCACGCGGCCAATGGCTATCTGGTCAACCAGTTCATCTCCGCCCACGCCAACCAGCGCGACGACGCATATGGCGGCTCGCTGGACAACCGCCTGCGTTTCCTGCGTGAGATCGTGGCCGCCGTGTCCGACGCCGTCGGCGCCGACCGGCTGGGCGTGCGCTTCACGCCGCTGTTCGAAAGCACCGACCAGGATCGCGTCTATATCGGCCTGGTGGAGGATGATCCGCACGCCACCTACATCCAGGCGATCAAGGTGCTGGACGACGCCGGTGTCGCCTATCTTTCCATCGCCGAGGCCGATTGGGACAACGCGCCCGACCTGCCCCCCCGTTTCCGCCAGGCGGTGCGCGCGGCCTATCGCGGCCGGATCATCTATGCCGGCCGGTACACCGTGGAACGCGGCGCCCGCCTGCTGGAAAGCGGCCTGGCGGACATGGTCGCCTTCGGCCGCCCCTTCGTCGCCAATCCCGACCTGCCGGCGCGCATCGCCAACGGCTGGCCCTTGAACCCGGTGGACACCGCGACGCTCTACGGCGGCGGCGCCAAGGGCTACATCGACTACCCGACCTATGGGGCCCCGGCCACGCAAGCCGCGGAATAG
- a CDS encoding acyl-CoA/acyl-ACP dehydrogenase: MTATALRAVTEPDDLNGPALDRVLAGLTAEFAAGAALHDRDSSFPFENFRSLHAHGLLGLTVGPAWGGAGADLATTLKVVRAVAKGDPATALVLVMQYLFHASLGAGAESRVVPEDLYARVARDAVENGALINALRVEPDLGTPARGGLPATVARRTADGWSISGHKLYSTGIPALTWLVVWARTDEPEPRMGGFLVHRDAPGIRVEETWDHLGLRASGSHDVILENVPTPLDHGLDLRVPGAPTPRDALFGAWAAVLTAGIYDAVAHAARDWFVGWAKQRMPSNLGAALSTLPRFQETVGAIDGLLLSNRVLQDAAARGDTTTVESGLVKHLVTENAIQVVEKIIQITGNPGITRHNPLERHYRDVLCGRIHTPQADVVLTGAGRAAFAAHP; this comes from the coding sequence ATGACCGCCACCGCCCTGCGCGCCGTCACCGAACCGGACGACCTGAACGGCCCGGCCCTGGACCGTGTCCTGGCCGGCCTGACGGCGGAATTCGCCGCCGGTGCCGCCCTGCACGACCGCGACAGCAGCTTCCCGTTTGAGAATTTCAGAAGCCTGCACGCCCACGGCCTGCTGGGCCTGACGGTGGGGCCCGCCTGGGGTGGGGCCGGCGCCGACCTCGCCACCACGCTGAAGGTGGTGCGGGCGGTGGCCAAGGGCGATCCCGCCACTGCCCTGGTGCTGGTGATGCAGTACCTGTTCCACGCCTCATTGGGGGCGGGGGCCGAAAGCCGCGTGGTGCCGGAGGATCTGTATGCCCGCGTGGCGCGCGACGCGGTGGAGAACGGCGCCCTGATCAACGCGCTGCGCGTGGAGCCCGACCTGGGCACGCCGGCACGCGGCGGCCTGCCGGCCACGGTGGCGCGGCGCACCGCTGACGGCTGGTCCATCAGCGGGCACAAGCTTTATTCCACTGGCATCCCGGCCCTGACCTGGCTGGTGGTCTGGGCCCGCACTGATGAGCCGGAGCCGCGCATGGGCGGCTTCCTGGTGCACCGCGACGCCCCCGGCATCCGGGTGGAGGAGACCTGGGACCATCTGGGCCTGCGCGCCAGCGGCAGCCACGACGTGATCCTGGAGAATGTGCCCACCCCTCTGGACCATGGGCTGGATCTCCGCGTGCCCGGCGCACCCACCCCGCGCGACGCCCTGTTCGGCGCCTGGGCCGCTGTCCTGACCGCCGGCATCTATGACGCGGTGGCGCATGCCGCGCGCGACTGGTTCGTGGGCTGGGCCAAGCAACGTATGCCGTCGAATCTGGGGGCTGCCCTGTCCACCCTGCCGCGTTTCCAGGAAACGGTCGGCGCCATCGACGGCCTGCTGCTGTCCAACCGCGTGCTGCAGGATGCCGCAGCACGGGGTGACACCACTACGGTGGAATCCGGACTGGTGAAGCACCTGGTGACGGAAAATGCCATCCAGGTGGTGGAAAAGATCATTCAAATCACCGGAAATCCCGGCATCACCCGCCACAACCCCCTGGAACGCCATTACCGCGACGTGCTGTGCGGCCGCATCCACACGCCCCAGGCGGACGTGGTGCTGACCGGCGCCGGCCGCGCCGCCTTCGCCGCACATCCTTGA
- a CDS encoding SDR family oxidoreductase: MSKGIEGKVVLITGGSTGIGAETAQLLAQRGAKVAIAARRKDKLDGVVADITASGGSARAYVLDVTDKAQVQAVVAAVVADFGRLDVLINNAGLMPIRPMAEVNTDEWDQMIDVNLKGTLYGIAAVLPRFLAQDGGHIINLSSVAGIKVFAPGGTVYSGTKFAVRAISEGLRQEVGEKVRVTSIEPGAVESDLKHSTTGTAQETVLQFYKQAIPAASVARAIAFAIEQPDDVDVNEIVIRPTRQEF, from the coding sequence ATGAGCAAGGGTATCGAAGGCAAGGTCGTCCTCATCACCGGCGGCAGCACGGGCATCGGGGCGGAAACCGCCCAGTTGCTGGCCCAGCGCGGCGCCAAGGTGGCCATCGCCGCCCGCCGCAAGGACAAGCTGGACGGGGTCGTGGCCGATATCACCGCCAGCGGCGGCAGCGCCCGGGCCTATGTGCTGGACGTGACCGACAAGGCCCAGGTGCAGGCCGTCGTGGCCGCCGTGGTGGCGGATTTCGGCCGGCTGGACGTGCTGATCAACAATGCCGGCCTCATGCCCATCCGCCCGATGGCGGAGGTCAACACCGACGAATGGGATCAGATGATCGACGTGAACCTGAAGGGGACGCTGTACGGCATCGCCGCCGTGCTGCCGCGCTTCCTGGCGCAGGACGGCGGCCACATCATCAACCTCAGTTCCGTCGCCGGCATCAAGGTCTTCGCGCCCGGCGGAACGGTCTATTCGGGCACCAAGTTCGCGGTGCGCGCCATTTCCGAAGGGCTGCGGCAGGAGGTCGGCGAAAAGGTCCGCGTCACCTCGATCGAGCCGGGCGCGGTAGAGAGTGACCTCAAGCATTCCACCACCGGCACCGCCCAGGAAACGGTGCTTCAGTTCTACAAGCAGGCGATCCCCGCCGCCTCGGTCGCGCGCGCCATCGCGTTCGCCATCGAACAGCCGGACGATGTGGATGTGAATGAGATCGTCATCCGCCCGACCCGGCAGGAATTTTGA
- a CDS encoding D-isomer specific 2-hydroxyacid dehydrogenase family protein, whose product MTTLRVASQLPEPINAEVLRQVSASAGDGSVELITLPRGVPADWPREADVFVAAPFRRAGGDLPVQPLGWPFNLRWVQLISVGIDFYPEWLFDGPVVTAAKRSSATALAEFSLAAIFAAAKRFPDIWIRNAAAWQPTPLGLVDGATLGIVGFGGIGQALAPRAQALGMKVLATRRGPGDLGVPGVERVDGVADLFARADHVVLAAPATAETHHLVNRAVLAGAKPGLHLVNVARGILIDDAALLDALADGRVSLATLDVTHPEPLPDGHPFYSHPRVRLSPHTSVFTPDTHANLAAKLAGNLIRFHKGEPLEDVVDLARGY is encoded by the coding sequence ATGACGACCCTGCGTGTCGCCAGCCAGTTGCCCGAACCCATCAATGCCGAGGTGCTGCGCCAGGTCAGCGCCTCGGCCGGCGACGGCAGCGTCGAATTGATCACCCTGCCGCGCGGCGTGCCCGCCGACTGGCCGCGGGAGGCCGACGTGTTCGTGGCCGCCCCCTTCCGCCGCGCCGGCGGTGATCTGCCGGTCCAGCCCCTGGGCTGGCCCTTCAACCTGCGTTGGGTGCAGTTGATCTCCGTCGGTATCGACTTCTATCCCGAATGGCTGTTCGACGGCCCGGTGGTGACGGCGGCCAAGCGCTCGTCGGCCACGGCGCTGGCCGAATTCTCCCTGGCCGCCATCTTCGCCGCCGCCAAGCGTTTCCCCGACATCTGGATCAGGAACGCCGCCGCCTGGCAGCCAACGCCGTTGGGCCTGGTGGATGGCGCCACCCTGGGCATCGTCGGCTTCGGCGGTATCGGCCAGGCGCTGGCGCCGCGCGCCCAGGCCCTGGGCATGAAGGTGCTGGCCACCCGGCGTGGCCCCGGCGACCTGGGTGTGCCGGGGGTGGAACGGGTGGACGGCGTGGCGGACCTGTTCGCCCGTGCCGACCATGTGGTGCTGGCGGCACCGGCCACGGCGGAGACGCACCATCTGGTGAACCGCGCCGTTCTGGCGGGCGCCAAGCCGGGCCTGCACCTGGTGAACGTGGCGCGCGGCATCCTGATCGACGACGCGGCGCTGCTGGACGCCCTGGCCGACGGCCGGGTGTCGCTGGCCACGCTGGACGTGACCCACCCCGAACCGCTGCCCGATGGTCATCCGTTCTACAGCCACCCGCGCGTGCGCCTGTCGCCCCACACCTCCGTCTTCACACCCGACACCCATGCCAACCTGGCGGCCAAGCTGGCCGGCAACCTGATCCGTTTCCATAAGGGCGAACCCTTGGAGGACGTGGTCGATCTGGCGCGCGGCTACTAG
- a CDS encoding LLM class flavin-dependent oxidoreductase — protein MSQTLQFIGMIGHRNGSESRAPSGPIVDREYIGAVARAHEYAGFDRILIGYYSTAPDGFQIAAYAVQQTERLGILLAHRPGFVAPTLAARQLASLDHFAKGRLAVHIITGGSDEEQQRDGDFLTKADRYARTDDYLDVVRKVWSSDTPFDHDGPYYKTRGSLSYVKPVAGSLPVYFGGSSEEAIAIAGRHADVYALWGEPLDDARDTITRVRASAALHGRHDQVGFSLSLRPILGRTEEEAWAKADRILEKARALREANPGGWGEKRAGEPQNVGSQRLLAAASAGKVRDQRLWTEIAALTGAQGNSTSLVGTPEQVAESLLDYYDLGIRTFLIRGFDPLEDAIEYGRDLIPLVRQAVAARETAPLKSVVAAE, from the coding sequence ATGTCCCAGACGCTTCAGTTCATCGGCATGATCGGCCACCGCAACGGCTCGGAATCCCGGGCGCCCAGCGGTCCCATCGTTGATCGTGAGTACATCGGCGCCGTTGCCCGTGCCCATGAATATGCCGGCTTCGACCGCATCCTGATCGGTTATTACAGCACGGCGCCCGACGGTTTCCAGATCGCGGCCTATGCCGTGCAGCAGACGGAGCGGCTGGGCATCCTGTTGGCCCACCGGCCGGGCTTCGTGGCGCCCACGCTGGCGGCGCGCCAACTGGCCTCGCTGGACCATTTCGCCAAGGGCCGCCTGGCGGTGCACATCATCACCGGCGGCTCGGACGAGGAACAGCAGCGCGACGGCGATTTCCTGACCAAGGCCGACCGCTACGCCCGCACCGACGACTACCTGGACGTGGTGCGCAAGGTCTGGTCCAGCGACACGCCTTTCGACCATGACGGCCCCTATTACAAGACGCGCGGCTCCCTCTCCTACGTGAAGCCGGTGGCGGGATCCCTGCCAGTCTATTTCGGCGGCTCGTCGGAGGAGGCCATCGCCATCGCCGGCCGTCACGCCGACGTCTACGCCTTGTGGGGGGAGCCGCTGGACGACGCCCGCGACACCATCACCCGGGTCCGGGCGTCCGCCGCCCTGCACGGCCGCCACGACCAGGTCGGCTTCAGCCTGTCGCTGCGCCCCATCCTGGGCCGGACGGAGGAGGAGGCCTGGGCCAAGGCCGACCGCATCCTGGAAAAGGCCCGCGCCCTGCGCGAGGCCAACCCCGGCGGCTGGGGGGAGAAGCGCGCGGGTGAGCCACAGAATGTGGGCTCCCAACGCCTGCTGGCGGCGGCATCCGCCGGCAAGGTGCGCGACCAGCGCCTGTGGACGGAGATCGCGGCCCTGACGGGGGCCCAGGGCAATTCCACCAGCCTGGTGGGCACGCCCGAGCAGGTGGCGGAATCGCTGTTGGATTATTACGACCTGGGCATCCGCACCTTCCTCATCCGGGGTTTCGACCCGCTGGAAGATGCCATCGAATACGGCCGCGACCTGATCCCCCTGGTGCGCCAGGCGGTGGCGGCGCGCGAGACGGCGCCCCTCAAGTCGGTGGTGGCCGCCGAATGA
- a CDS encoding TetR/AcrR family transcriptional regulator — translation MMIALHEPDARETILASGQKIMSRKGFSAVGLTEILKDAGVPKGSFYHYFASKDAFGEAMLVEYFTDYHGEMDTLLARPGLTMAERLMTYWALWRENQGAYDCQGRCLAVKLGAEVSDLSEPMRLVLKAGTNGIIARLTRAIDAGVQDGSLSVTEPATDLAASLYYLWLGASVMVKIVRTHDPFETALQTTRRLLGIAGR, via the coding sequence ATGATGATCGCACTTCACGAACCCGACGCCCGCGAGACCATCCTCGCCTCCGGCCAGAAGATCATGAGCCGGAAGGGCTTCTCCGCCGTCGGCCTGACCGAGATCCTGAAGGATGCCGGCGTGCCGAAGGGGTCCTTCTATCATTACTTCGCCTCCAAGGACGCCTTTGGCGAGGCCATGCTGGTGGAGTATTTCACCGATTATCACGGTGAGATGGACACGCTGCTGGCCCGCCCCGGCCTGACAATGGCGGAGCGGCTGATGACCTACTGGGCCCTGTGGCGCGAGAACCAGGGCGCCTACGACTGCCAGGGGCGCTGCCTGGCGGTGAAGCTGGGGGCCGAGGTGTCGGACCTGTCGGAACCGATGCGGCTGGTGCTGAAGGCGGGGACCAACGGCATCATCGCGCGGCTGACGCGCGCCATCGACGCCGGTGTCCAGGACGGGTCGCTGTCCGTCACGGAGCCGGCGACGGACCTGGCGGCCTCGCTCTATTACCTGTGGCTGGGCGCCAGCGTCATGGTCAAGATCGTGCGCACCCACGACCCGTTCGAGACGGCACTTCAGACCACGCGGCGCCTGCTGGGCATCGCCGGGCGGTAG
- a CDS encoding NAD-dependent succinate-semialdehyde dehydrogenase, protein MDILNNLKAAGWLRERNAIGGTWRDAEGGARYDVGNPATGAVIGTIPWAGAVETKAAIDAAQAAFGPWSRELATTRADALLRMAAVIRDNADLLASMLTLEQGKPLAEARGEIQLGANYVQWFAEEARRVNGEIIPSPWQGRQLLVMREPVGVVAAISPWNFPFSMLSRKIAPALAAGCTVVVKPSEFTPYCGLVWAILAEKAGIPAGVVNVVTGDAVAIGGELTANPLVRKLTFTGSTRVGKLLYQQSGATMKKLSMELGGNAPFIVFDDADLDRAVEGAIAAKYRNAGQTCVCANRFYIQDGIYEAFAQRFTERVKQLKVGDGFEDGVQQGPLINEAAVAKVAAHVADALAKGGTLLAGGRRHARGGTFFEPTVIRDATDDMVVAHEETFGPLSALFRFKDEQDAIDAANASEFGLAAYFYTTNLARTFRVARALESGMVGINEGIITNEAAPFGGVKDSGIGREGSSHGIEEFLQLKYLSLGGL, encoded by the coding sequence ATGGACATCCTGAACAATCTCAAGGCGGCCGGCTGGCTACGTGAGCGGAACGCGATCGGCGGCACCTGGCGTGATGCGGAAGGCGGCGCGCGGTACGACGTCGGCAATCCGGCGACGGGGGCCGTGATCGGCACCATCCCCTGGGCAGGCGCGGTTGAGACCAAGGCCGCCATCGATGCCGCCCAGGCCGCGTTCGGCCCGTGGTCGCGCGAACTGGCGACCACCCGCGCCGACGCCCTGTTGCGCATGGCGGCGGTCATCCGCGACAATGCCGACCTGCTGGCGTCCATGCTGACGCTGGAACAGGGCAAACCCCTGGCCGAGGCGCGCGGCGAAATCCAGCTGGGCGCCAATTACGTGCAGTGGTTCGCGGAAGAGGCGCGCCGCGTCAATGGTGAGATCATCCCCTCGCCCTGGCAGGGGCGCCAGCTTCTGGTCATGCGCGAACCGGTGGGCGTGGTCGCCGCCATCTCCCCCTGGAACTTCCCCTTCTCCATGCTGTCGCGCAAGATCGCCCCGGCGCTGGCGGCCGGCTGCACCGTGGTGGTGAAGCCGTCGGAATTCACGCCCTATTGCGGGCTGGTCTGGGCCATCCTGGCGGAAAAGGCGGGCATTCCCGCCGGCGTGGTTAATGTCGTCACCGGCGACGCGGTGGCCATCGGTGGTGAGCTGACCGCCAATCCGCTGGTGCGCAAGCTGACCTTCACCGGCTCCACCCGGGTGGGCAAGCTGCTGTACCAGCAGTCGGGCGCCACGATGAAGAAGCTGTCGATGGAACTGGGCGGCAACGCCCCCTTCATCGTCTTCGACGACGCCGACCTGGACCGGGCGGTCGAGGGCGCCATCGCGGCCAAGTACCGCAACGCCGGCCAGACCTGCGTCTGCGCCAACCGCTTCTATATCCAGGACGGCATCTACGAGGCCTTCGCCCAGCGCTTCACCGAGCGGGTGAAACAGCTGAAGGTCGGCGACGGTTTCGAGGACGGCGTGCAGCAGGGCCCGCTGATCAATGAGGCGGCGGTGGCCAAGGTCGCCGCCCATGTCGCGGATGCGCTGGCCAAGGGCGGCACGCTGCTGGCCGGCGGCCGGCGCCACGCGCGGGGCGGCACCTTTTTCGAGCCGACGGTGATCCGCGACGCCACCGACGACATGGTGGTCGCGCATGAGGAGACGTTCGGCCCCCTGTCGGCCCTGTTCCGCTTCAAGGACGAACAGGACGCCATCGATGCCGCCAACGCGTCGGAATTCGGGCTGGCCGCCTATTTCTACACCACCAACCTGGCCCGCACCTTCCGCGTCGCCCGGGCGCTGGAAAGCGGCATGGTCGGCATCAACGAAGGCATCATCACCAATGAGGCCGCCCCCTTCGGCGGCGTGAAGGACAGCGGCATCGGCCGTGAAGGCTCCAGCCACGGCATCGAAGAATTCCTCCAGCTGAAATATCTGAGCCTCGGCGGGCTCTGA
- a CDS encoding ABC transporter substrate-binding protein, translating to MLRIVAVLQGDVNNQVVLVPGDSPLKTNADLKGKRVGYVRATTSQYMLLKILKEQGLTFADITPVALSPQDGLAAFQQGSLDAWVIYGVVVQLARQAGARVLTTGLNRLSGNYLVAASKDALADPLKKRALADYFQRYAKVLAWIEADPKRWIGIRAQLTSITEAAYEQEYRERSAGYRLLPVSDAAIASQQDVADTFAAAGVIPAPIDVRPLWDDSLHEALV from the coding sequence GTGCTGCGCATCGTCGCCGTGCTGCAGGGTGACGTGAACAACCAGGTGGTGCTGGTGCCGGGCGATAGCCCGCTGAAGACCAATGCCGACCTGAAGGGCAAACGCGTGGGCTATGTCCGCGCCACCACCTCGCAATACATGCTGCTGAAGATCCTGAAGGAACAGGGCCTGACCTTCGCCGACATAACACCCGTGGCCCTGTCGCCGCAGGACGGCCTGGCGGCCTTCCAGCAGGGCAGCCTGGATGCCTGGGTCATCTACGGCGTGGTGGTGCAACTGGCCCGGCAGGCGGGGGCCCGCGTGCTGACCACCGGCCTGAACCGCCTGTCCGGCAACTACCTGGTGGCGGCCTCCAAGGACGCGCTGGCCGACCCGCTGAAGAAACGCGCCCTGGCCGATTACTTCCAGCGCTACGCCAAGGTGCTGGCTTGGATCGAGGCGGATCCCAAACGCTGGATCGGCATCCGCGCCCAACTGACCAGCATCACCGAGGCGGCGTACGAGCAGGAATACCGGGAACGCAGCGCCGGCTATCGCCTGCTGCCGGTCAGCGACGCGGCCATCGCCTCACAGCAGGACGTGGCCGACACCTTCGCCGCCGCCGGCGTCATTCCCGCCCCCATCGACGTGCGCCCCCTGTGGGACGACAGCCTGCATGAGGCGCTGGTCTAG
- a CDS encoding ABC transporter permease: MSLTLDANTGSLPAAAPPATPLVWRALGRIGNSRWTVPLVLLLAWEAGSRLGLIPARVLAAPSAVAGTFWSLLVSGELVSNLLVSLARVAIGLGIGVAVGTVLAVVSGLFRRGETLVDPLMQMLRTLPFLALVPLFIVWFGIGEVPKVALIALGAAFPTYLTLFSGIRAIEAKLVEAGRSFGLSRLELITNVVLPGAAPSFLVGLRYALGHAWLSLVVAEQINASAGLGYLINNARDFMRTDIIVVCLGVYAVLGLGTDFLVRLLERRLLAWRPTFLER; this comes from the coding sequence TTGTCCTTGACCCTCGACGCCAACACCGGATCCTTGCCGGCCGCCGCGCCCCCTGCCACGCCGCTGGTGTGGCGGGCGCTGGGCCGGATCGGCAATTCGCGCTGGACCGTGCCCCTGGTCCTGCTGCTGGCGTGGGAGGCGGGGTCGCGCCTGGGCCTGATCCCGGCGCGTGTCCTGGCCGCACCCAGTGCCGTGGCGGGCACCTTCTGGTCGCTGCTGGTGTCGGGTGAACTGGTGTCCAACCTGCTGGTGTCGTTGGCGCGCGTCGCCATCGGCCTTGGCATCGGCGTCGCCGTGGGCACGGTGCTGGCCGTGGTGTCGGGCCTGTTCCGCCGGGGGGAGACGCTGGTCGATCCCTTGATGCAGATGCTGCGCACCTTGCCCTTCCTGGCGCTGGTGCCCCTGTTCATCGTCTGGTTCGGCATTGGTGAGGTGCCCAAGGTGGCGCTGATCGCCCTGGGTGCCGCCTTCCCGACATACCTCACCCTGTTCTCCGGCATCCGCGCCATCGAGGCCAAGCTGGTGGAGGCGGGGCGCAGCTTCGGCCTGTCGCGGCTGGAACTGATCACCAACGTGGTGCTGCCGGGGGCGGCCCCGTCCTTCCTGGTGGGCCTGCGCTACGCCCTGGGGCACGCCTGGCTCAGCCTGGTGGTGGCGGAACAGATCAACGCCTCGGCCGGCCTGGGCTACCTGATCAACAACGCGCGCGACTTCATGCGCACCGACATCATCGTCGTCTGCCTGGGCGTCTATGCCGTCCTGGGCCTTGGCACCGACTTCCTCGTCCGCCTGCTGGAACGCCGCCTCCTGGCCTGGCGTCCCACCTTCCTGGAGCGCTGA
- a CDS encoding ABC transporter ATP-binding protein: MRGFTRSFGDVTVLRDLDLDIAPGEFVALLGRSGSGKTTLLRTLAGLDAAPAEQVSTPGARAVVFQEPRLLPWKRVWRNVTLGLRQNAGRKQAAAALEEVGLGHRVDAWPATLSGGEAQRAALARALVREPQLLLLDEPFAALDALTRIRMHQLVLSLWRAHNPAVLLVTHDVDEAISLADRILVLADGQLAVEEKVTLARPREAGPEFQALRRRLLAHLGVEQAPVREPVPLSFVPPVAVRPRHVGAGVNGHNGGHHTANCSAPSAGTYVGGGLA, from the coding sequence GTGCGCGGCTTCACCCGTAGTTTCGGTGACGTCACCGTGCTGCGCGACCTGGACCTGGACATCGCGCCCGGTGAGTTCGTGGCCCTGCTGGGCCGCAGCGGGTCGGGCAAGACCACGCTGTTGCGCACCCTGGCCGGCCTGGACGCGGCACCGGCGGAACAGGTATCGACCCCCGGCGCCCGCGCCGTGGTGTTCCAGGAACCGCGCCTGCTCCCCTGGAAGCGGGTCTGGCGCAACGTCACCCTGGGCTTGCGGCAGAACGCCGGCCGCAAACAGGCGGCCGCGGCGCTGGAAGAGGTGGGGCTGGGCCACCGGGTGGACGCCTGGCCCGCCACCCTGTCGGGGGGTGAGGCGCAGCGCGCCGCCCTGGCCCGCGCCCTGGTGCGCGAACCGCAATTGCTGCTGCTGGACGAACCGTTCGCGGCGCTGGACGCGCTGACCCGCATCCGCATGCACCAGCTGGTGCTGTCCTTGTGGCGGGCGCACAACCCGGCCGTCCTGCTGGTCACCCACGATGTGGATGAGGCGATCTCCCTGGCCGACCGCATCCTGGTGCTGGCCGACGGGCAATTGGCGGTGGAGGAAAAGGTGACCCTGGCCCGTCCGCGTGAGGCGGGGCCGGAGTTCCAGGCCCTGCGCCGCCGCCTGTTGGCCCATCTGGGGGTGGAGCAGGCGCCGGTGCGCGAGCCGGTACCCCTGTCCTTCGTGCCGCCGGTGGCGGTGCGCCCCCGGCATGTGGGTGCTGGCGTCAACGGCCATAACGGCGGCCATCATACCGCCAACTGTTCCGCGCCTTCGGCCGGCACCTATGTGGGTGGGGGGCTGGCATGA
- a CDS encoding type 1 glutamine amidotransferase domain-containing protein, with translation MKILMVLTSHDTLGDTGRKTGFWLEELAAPYYTFKDAGAEIVLASPKGGRPPLDPKSNEPDFQTADTHRFEADAEATEALSHTVKLSDVSAADFDTVFYPGGHGPLWDLAEDGNSINLIESFVAAGKPVAFVCHAPGVLRHVKTAGGRPLVEGKKVTGFTNTEEEAVGLTQVVPFLVEDELKAKGGLYSKGPDWASYVIQDGQLITGQNPGSSPATARALMDALKVGA, from the coding sequence ATGAAAATCCTGATGGTGCTTACCTCGCACGACACGCTGGGCGATACCGGCCGCAAGACCGGCTTCTGGCTGGAGGAGCTGGCGGCCCCCTACTACACGTTCAAGGATGCCGGGGCGGAGATCGTCCTGGCCTCGCCCAAGGGCGGCCGTCCGCCCCTGGACCCGAAGAGCAATGAGCCCGATTTCCAGACCGCCGACACCCACCGGTTCGAGGCGGACGCGGAGGCAACCGAGGCGCTGTCCCACACCGTCAAGCTGTCCGATGTTTCAGCGGCCGACTTCGACACCGTGTTTTATCCCGGTGGCCATGGCCCGCTGTGGGACCTGGCGGAAGATGGCAACTCGATCAACCTGATCGAAAGCTTCGTGGCCGCCGGCAAGCCCGTCGCCTTCGTCTGTCACGCCCCCGGCGTCCTGCGCCATGTGAAGACCGCCGGCGGGCGGCCGCTGGTGGAGGGCAAGAAGGTCACCGGTTTCACCAACACCGAGGAAGAAGCGGTCGGCCTGACCCAGGTCGTGCCCTTCCTGGTCGAGGATGAGCTGAAGGCCAAGGGCGGCCTCTATTCCAAGGGTCCCGACTGGGCATCCTACGTGATCCAGGACGGTCAACTGATCACCGGCCAGAATCCCGGTTCCTCGCCCGCCACGGCCCGGGCGCTGATGGACGCGCTGAAGGTCGGCGCCTGA